In the Vibrio hippocampi genome, TACGTGACATACGTTGTTGCCTGGAATATCGACAAGCCCAACAATCGAAACACCTTGTGACTTTGCCAACACGAGTAGCTCTTCAATTTTACTTTGTAGTTGTGCATTCATATCTAACAGCTAACCTCATTTACTACAGTTAATACAGCGTCTATATTCAAGTGTAATACACCCTTACACGATATCTACTCCAGTTATTAATATTTAACATATATTACAAATTATTACTTTATTTATAAACACCATTGACATTAATCAAGAAATAAATAAATGCAAGTATACAAATCACAAAATAAGTAGAACATCCTAAGAACAGATAACAACCCCAATTTATCCGTCAAAAAACCCCAACATATCGGATAATTAAATTGACATAACTGAAAATAATAGCAGATTCAACCCGCATTGAGCGTTTCGTTAATATTAAATACCAGAAAGTGATAAAGAAACTCATTTAGATCAAGGAGCACAGGTTTCTCCTACTATGAAAATGAGTAAAATAACTTAATTACAATAACTTAACACTGTAGCACAACATTAGCCCTTAGCGTCCGTTAGTAATAATTAACATAATAGCGCCATTTTATAGCGCTAATTCCATCAAATATAGATAACAGAAAGGCTAAGATAGCGTCGAATATGTTGCAGCATTGTATATTCATTATTAATCAATCATTGCTATTTGATTGAAATATAGTGTAAGTTAGATTCTGACAACCGAGGTTATGATTACTTACATTCAATAAACGTCAATTACTACAGCTTTTTTTTGTAACATATGTTCAGTGTAGAGGTATGGGTATGAGAGTTATAGAAGAAAAAAAACAAAATCGAACAAAAAGTAACCACGACGAAGCCCTCAATATTGGCGCTACCTATTTTAAAGAGGTCTCAAACCATAACCTGCTTACTGCTGAAGAAGAGAAATTCCTTGCACGTAAAGCTATTAAAGGGGATCAACTTGCTCGGCAAAAATGATTAACTCAAATCTACGTTTAGTGATAAGAACCGCAAAACGTTATTCAGGTCGAGGCTTAGATTTTTATGACCTAATTAATGAGGGCAATATTGGACTCATTCAGGCGGTAGACAAATTTGACCCTGAATTGGGTTATCGTTTTTCAACCTATGGCGTCTGGTGGATTCAACAAGCTATTGATCGCGCAATCATGAACCAAGGACGAACCATTCGCGTTCCTGTCCACATCACAAAACAGATCCGCGAATGCAATAAAGCGGCGAATGAACTACGCAAAGAAGGCAAGCATGAGCCGACATCGGCTGACATTGCCAATCGTACCGGACGCAGCCCGGAAGAAGTCAGTAAACTACTCAAACTATCTGAACAGTCTTTGTCATTAGATAATGGTTGGGACGAGGATGGCGATCACAAAGATCACTTGCAAGCTATTGATGATGAGGATGTGTTCGAACTGCCTGAACAGGAAATCGTCAGTCAAAACCTCAATAAAGCATTAATTGGCTTAGTTGATCAACTCCCAGACAAACCGCGTACCATTTTGTACCACCGCTTCGGGTTATTGGACGATTCGCCTAAAACCCTCGAAGAAGTCGGTGAGATTGTTGGCGTCACGCGAGAGCGCGTCAGACAGATCCAGAAAAATGCGATGGACATACTCAAAGAAAAACTTCATCGACAAAACCTCACTAAACAAGAAATAGATTAAACTCTGTTGAGTCAGTCCAGTAAACTAGTCGTCTATTTTATGAAGCACAAAGTTTATGAAGCATAAAGCCATTATCGCTGGCGCAACAGGTTTAGTTGGGCGTCACCTTTTACAACAACTCGATGAAGCCAATAACGTGGAACGTTTGTTTATCTTAAGTCGCCGTGCCATTGAGGGCACGGTAAAAGGGGAACAACTGGTCACGAATGACTTATCTGTACCTGATCATGACAAAACCAATATGACAGCGGATATCGGTTTTATCTGCTTAGGCACTACGCTCAAACAAGCTGGTAGCAAACAGGCTCTCAGGGAAATAGATTGTGACCTAGTCGTCAAGGTTGCCAAGTCT is a window encoding:
- a CDS encoding sigma-70 family RNA polymerase sigma factor; this translates as MINSNLRLVIRTAKRYSGRGLDFYDLINEGNIGLIQAVDKFDPELGYRFSTYGVWWIQQAIDRAIMNQGRTIRVPVHITKQIRECNKAANELRKEGKHEPTSADIANRTGRSPEEVSKLLKLSEQSLSLDNGWDEDGDHKDHLQAIDDEDVFELPEQEIVSQNLNKALIGLVDQLPDKPRTILYHRFGLLDDSPKTLEEVGEIVGVTRERVRQIQKNAMDILKEKLHRQNLTKQEID
- a CDS encoding sigma-70 factor domain-containing protein is translated as MRVIEEKKQNRTKSNHDEALNIGATYFKEVSNHNLLTAEEEKFLARKAIKGDQLARQK